A region from the Neurospora crassa OR74A linkage group V, whole genome shotgun sequence genome encodes:
- the nit-10 gene encoding nitrate transporter CRNA produces the protein MVLGFQFSFHSPPLNPVTKKAQRVPIFNPIDRHGRVFFFSWTGFMVAFWAWYTFPPLLTHTIKHSLHLTPAQVANSNIISLLATLLVRLISGWACDRYGPRLVFAFILLLGAIPIGLAPTITNVTGLYVIRFFIGILGGSFVPCQVWTTAWFDKNVVGTANAVAGGWGNAGGGVTYFVMPAVFDSLVRNWGMSDGKAWRVTFVVPLICLLVVGLALVLVCEDMPTGRWRDRNQGVEVPVVIDGVDLKSGSGAETPMTTTTKMDEEKGSKSVSDTESTTRPDVEKGEVVSAGPSNTTTIPSVTTILLSPQTLFHILTYACSFGSELAINSVLSSYFLSVAPSSLSQTSAANYAAIFGFLNFITRPLGGLASDYLFSFFGGSSPCSSPSSSSLSPSSPEAKPKALWARKLLITTCTLLTGTFLLLLGLLRPSSLGTAIGLVILAAIFIEAGNGANFGLIPFVHPERNGVVSGVTGAGGNLGGVAFALVFRFVGGHGMKGGYEKAIWIVGIINLVVAVVGVGIKPVPVAGMGSTKKEGGRRWFW, from the exons ATGGTCCTCGGCTTCCAGTTCTCGTTTCATTCACCACCACTCAACCCTGTCACCAAGAAGGCCCAACGCGTCCCCATCTTCAACCCCATCGACCGCCATGGCcgtgtctttttcttttcctggaCGGGGTTCATGGTAGCTTTTTGGGCCTGGTATACCTTTCCTCCTTTG CTCACCCACACAATCAAACACTCCCTCCACCTCACTCCCGCCCAAGTCGCCAACTCCAACATcatctccctcctcgccacCCTTTTGGTGCGTCTCATTTCCGGCTGGGCCTGCGACCGCTACGGCCCCCGCCTCGTCTTTGCCTTCATTTTACTTTTGGGCGCCATCCCCATCGGTCTAGcgcccaccatcaccaacgttACGGGTCTTTACGTCATCCGCTTCTTCATCGGTATTTTGGGCGGCAGCTTCGTGCCCTGCCAGGTATGGACCACGGCGTGGTTCGATAAGAATGTGGTGGGCACGGCGAATGCGGTAGCCGGAGGATGGGGAAATGCCGGAGGGGGCGTGACGTATTTCGTCATGCCGGCTGTTTTTGACAGTCTCGTTCGGAACTGGGGGATGTCGGATGGAAAGGCGTGGCGGGTGACGTTTGTGGTGCCGCTGATTTGTCTGCTGGTGGTTGGGTtggcgttggtgttggtgtgtgAGGATATGCCGACTGGACGATGGAGGGATCGCAATCAAGGTGTGGAGGTGCCGGTGGTTATTGACGGTGTTGATCTCAAGTCTGGGTCTGGCGCAGAAACTCccatgacgacgacgacgaagatggacgaagaaaaaggatcCAAATCCGTGTCTGATACCGAGTCGACTACCCGCCCGGACGTCGAAAAGGGCGAGGTCGTTTCAGCAGGTCcttccaacaccaccaccattccGTCGGTaaccaccatcctcctctccccgcAAACCCTCTTCCACATCCTCACCTACGCCTGCTCCTTCGGCTCCGAACTAGCCATCAACTCCGTTCTCTCGTCTTACTTCCTCTCCGTCGCCCCTTCTTCCCTGTCCCAGACTTCCGCAGCCAACTACGCCGCCATCTTTGGTTTTCTCAACTTTATCACCCGTCCCCTGGGCGGGTTAGCCTCCGACTATCTTTTTTCGTTCTTTGGCGGCTCTTCCCCTtgttcttccccttcttcttcttccctttccccatCCAGCCCAGAAGCAAAGCCAAAGGCATTATGGGCCCGCAAACTCCTCATCACAACATGTACCCTCCTCACCGGCACTTTCCTGTTGTTActcggcctcctccgcccttcATCACTCGGGACCGCCATCGGGTTGGTCATACTGGCAGCTATCTTCATCGAGGCCGGCAACGGGGCCAACTTTGGGTTGATTCCGTTTGTTCACCCAGAGAGAAACGGGGTGGTGAGCGGAGTGACGGGCGCAGGAGGCAATTTGGGCGGGGTGGCGTTTGCGTTGGTGTTTCGGTTTGTGGGCGGACATGGAATGAAGGGAGGGTATGAGAAGGCGATTTGGATTGTGGGCATCATTAatttggtggtggcggttgTGGGGGTGGGGATTAAGCCTGTGCCTGTGGCGGGGATGGGGAGTAcgaaaaaggaaggggggaggcGGTGGTTTTGGTGA